The genome window TGGGGATACATTTCTTACGGATAGTACACCTTTCCGGGCTTCCCCTCGATCTTTTTGACGGTGATAGAGTGAGGCATGGTATAAATGCAATGTACCGGCACTGATACTGTAGATATCCAATGCAGTGTCGCAAGATCAACGAAACGGGGGCCACGCCAGCTCTTATGTGAACAGAAAAGATTGAACCGAGCGAGATTAATAATATGATAGACCGGGTCGCTGCCGACGTTGACGTTGTGATTTGGTGGGGGAGTAGACGTCCCCCGGCCTCCTGTCCCTCCACTCAGCCGGGGCCGAACTCCCCGCATTCAGTGACGAGACCTCGGCACTTTCCCCACGCGGCGGTTGCGCGGGGGGTGCAACGCATGGGCCAACCGACGTAATGTACCTTATCAGGACACCACCACTTACATGCTCTCTACCGCTTTCGATCTTCGTGACAACTTCATGTACCGTACACATGCGAAATAGGAAAATTGGCTGTCGAAGACGACTTGCCtaagtaactaagtataCAATGAACGCTTCCACATCCCTCATCTCATATACACGGGAGTCGAAACTAGCTCCTTTCCACGCTCTCACTACCTACACGACATGAAAACCCCTTTCACCAAGTCACGCCCTGCATCTTGACAGGCACATGCAACAACCGATCTCCAGCCTTGGTGGGACTCGGCATATTCCCAGCCCTCACGTTGACCTGCAGCGCCCAGTGCATGAGCCTAGGCTCCCCGAGCCCTGAGTCCCTCTCCTCGCGCCACTTGACAAAGTCCTCCTCCGTCACGTTCTGCGCGAGGTGCTTGTTCTCGGTCTTTTGCTTCGCCACTTCCGTCGCCGCCAGGGGCCCTCGGTGGGCCGGCGGGTAATCGTGCCCTGTCCAGATCTTGGTGGTCTCTGGCAGATCGAGCAGCCGGCGGACCGACGCGAAGAGGTCGCGGGCATTACCACCGGGGAAGTCGCACCGCGCGGACCCGACATCGTGATTGAAGAGGGAGTCACCCGCAAAGACGTTTGCTATTGAAAGTGATGGTCAGTATGGGGCTGAGAATTCTTCGTGACTGTCTGTGGGGAAGTGCTCACCTCCGATCATGTAGCCCATGTGGTCGGGGGTATGGCCCGGCAGGTGGATGGCCTTGGCCTTGAGGTCTCCAATCTCGAAGACCTCATCGTCGTCGAGCAGTCGGTCAAAGGCATTGGCGTACTCGTCTTTGGGAATGCCATACTTCTCAGCGAACCTCTCTTGCACATCCCCGATCCGTCTACCGATACAGATCTTGGGGGCGGCGCCGTCCTGTGCCTCCCGCAGCCGAGACTGTAAATATTTGGATGCCGTCAAGTGGTCGGCGTGGACATGTGTCTCTAGGATATTGACAACATTGTATCCATTCTTTTTTACCACGTCGAGAAGGCCGTCGGCTGTTTGTGTAGAGATGGCGTTCTTTGCTGGATCAAAATCCAAGACGGAGTCGATGATCACTGCGGCTTGGGTTGAAGGATCGGCTACGATGTACTGCCATGTGCCTGTGACCGGCTCAAAGATCTCGTGGATTGTGGGTTCTTGGGCCATGTTTGACTGTGTAAGTGAGGCGTTGTGGATATGTTCTCGCAACTGGTTGACCCGGTTCATCGGCTAGTTTTGGTGGTTTTGCTAACAATGTAGTTACAAGATGGAGATTTACAATATGGTCACTTGCTCAATTCTTATATCCAAACTCTCGAAACATCTCACTTAATCCTCGCCGTCCATGAATCCATAATCTAGAGAGCATGAAGTCCCTTGGTCACGGTAGTAGTCACCGAAAGAAGCCCAAGCTTACGGAAGCCCCCGAGAGATGTAATCCATCCCGGTGAAGAAGGGGTATCCACTCTCGGTGATGCCCGTGCGTTCCGGCAGTTCCCCGACGTCGGCGACCGTTTCTTCAAAGTGGTCGCCGTCCTCTCCCAGGCCCTTTGGCTGAGAGGGACAACAACCCTTGCGGGTTCGGGTTCGGAACCCAGGACCATCCTGGGACGGGATTCAACTGATTTTCTGCAACCTTATTGATCCCCCCTTATTCGGACACCTTGCCCTGCCCAATCAATCCTTTGCTGACGGACTTCATGGTCCCTGAACTGCCGACCTTCCACAATGGCGCACGCACCACCTGCAACACCTGTTCTTGAAGATGCATCTTTATCTCATCGGGGATCTTGAATGCGTGCAAATCGAACCGCCATACTCTTTCAGAGAAGGTAGCTTCTCTCACACCACGAAGAAAACCTCGGATGCGCATTCCCAAAGGACTAGAAATAAGCTAGCGCCATGTCGTGAGTTAGCTCCCAAAAGGCGTCATTGCTATCCGAAAAGGGAACAAGGTCCAGGAATCAACGCCACTAGCCATCCGTCACTTGCACTCTAAACCGCCTTTGACAAAAGTCAACCCAGACGCTCGGCTCGGCCTCAGCAACAGAGTACAGAATGGGGCCTTAACACTACCACTTACCTGACCAAGGCGGGTAGAAGCTCTACAGGGGCTGGCCCTCTTGACTCTTCGGCCTTTGACTATGGGGGGAGGATTATTAACCAAGGGCCCCGCTACCGGTCCATTTTTCCCTCTCTCTTCAAGTCCCCGAACGTATCTGGGCTTTCGGGCTTGATTCACTAAGCAGACTCGAAATCTTGGCACATTCGATAATCTTCCCAGACATTTGAACTCCTCTGTGGCAGTCTTGGCTTTAGACTGTATAAGTTCGACCCGAGACAGCTCGAAGAGTTTGAAGATTTTGAACTTCCACCACGCATCACCACCTCATCCTCGCTTAACCAGTCATAGAAGAGAAAACCTCTCATATAGACAACACACACCCGCCAAACTCCCAGCTTGCAGCAGTTCGTCCCAGAACGCTCCCGCGGCACAAACACATATACACACACTCACACTCCCACATCCACAGCCGACCAAGCCATGGCAACAACGGCTCTCTCTGGCGCCGCTTTCGGCGCAGCCTTGGTAGCGGCGGGCGTCTACCAACCCTCAGTCATCATCGCCCAGCTCAAGTTCGAGAACTGGCACATGATCCAGGCCTTCCTCGCAGCCGCAGCAAGCAGCACGTACGTCTAATCATCTCAGCACCTGCCATCCTCTGATCCTCTCACACAACTGACACGATATACAGCGTCTTCGTCCTCGTACTAGACCAGGCGGGCTACGTCCGCCCCAAGCCCCGCAGCCCCTCGCGTCTAGGTCTCTTCTCCCAGTACGACGGCAATATCCTCGGCGGCTCCATCCTCGGCGCCGGCATGGCCATCTCCGGCTCCTGCCCCGGCACCGTCCTCGCCCAGATCGCCGTCGGCACCAAATCCGGCGTCTACGTCCTTGGTGGCGCCGTCCTCGCCGGCATCATGTGGACCGGCTTCCTCCAGAAACTTCTTACGAGCAACGCCAGCTCGGCACCGCCCGAGAACCCCAAGCTCACCGTCCACGAGCGCGTCGGTCTCAGCAGAGCCGTCGCCTTCGTTGGCGTGGAAGCCCTTTTCGCGGGCATCATCTACGCCAGCATGAAGTATACTCCCGCCAGTCCCTACGCCGTCGTCGCTCCCACCATCGGCGGACTCCTGATCGGTCTGGCACAGCTTTTTTCACTGCTCTCCCGCAAGTCCATGCTCGGTGTGTCGACTTCCTACGACGAGATTGGACGGTACTTCTGGTGGGCGGTCCAGGGTGGCGGCGAAAAGGGGAAGCCATCGTATAGCAACATTCTCTTCTCTGCGAGCTTGGCTGCCGGCGCGTGGGCTGTCGCGACGACATACCCCGAGTTTGCCCTGGGTGCTGCTGATACGGCTGTCTCGCCACAGCTGGCGGTAGTAGGAGGTTTCCTTATTGGCCTGGGATCGAGAATCGGTGGAGGTTGTACTTCCGGACACGGACTCAGCGGCATTTCTCTGTTCTCCACTGCCAGCTTCATCACAGTTGCCTCTATGTTCGGCGCTGGCGCCCTTGTCGCATCTTACCTCTGATGTAAGCTGTATCTGGATAAGTTACATCGCAATGGCGCCTACGGGTGCCAATCTAGTTACCAAGCCCCGAAGTGGCTTTACGAAATTTCATGCACCTTGCCGTGCAGTTGCACGGCAAGAAGGTGGAGATAATACTACCACCACATTCTAGTAGCCGGGCACGTATAGGACCGTACCCGTACAAACACCAACCATTCAGAGATGCCTCATGTATAATATGTGTTGGCGCTAAGCGAAGCGGTCTGTTGACATGGGCCTACTGCATATGCATATTGCCTATGGGTGGATACAGTAGGCAGTTACAAATGATAGACATTCTTGCACCAACATGTCAAAGCCTGTTTTCCTTCCGTTGAAAACATGAGGTCCCCCACGGGTGTTTCGTTTAGCCGCTCTCGTCCAAATCACCAACACAGCATACATACATTCTTCGAAGTTTCAGCGCCTACCAAACACTAAGAGGCGTACCCTCGATATGGCTGATGAATTAACAACACAAACTCAACGACTGATTGCGCATGAATGCGCAAGAATCATAGCAAAAATGATGCGGGTGTTTCTTTTCACCCCTGCTCTCGCTGCGAGCGTCGCAGCAGATGATGGAGACGACTTCGTCAATAATCTGTTCTCAGATCTAGCACCGTCAGTCTCCCATCCTCAGATCCTTCACACTAGCTAGAAAGATGTATACTGACAAACCGTATGCGAAAAGATTGCTCGCCCTATTCGGAGAGAGGGTTACTATGCAGTTTATGAGTCAATCACTAGGCTGGGCTGACAATATTGTCCTGGCCATGGTGCCTCTGGGAATTATTACCATAGTAGTTAGCGCAATAAGAGTCGGAGGGCCCGGATTCCTCAAAGCTCTTATTGGCACAGCTAGAGAGAATCTCGCTCTTGCTGAACAAGGGCTAATGTCGTCTACCTCAACAGAGGTCTGCGAGCTCTAGAACGGTCATTATGTCGTGAGATGTATAGGGTCGGCTCCAGTGGCAAATTGTATTTGCTTACTACCTGAGTCTGGGGTGAATGATGGTGTTCACGTGGAGGTCATGCCTTTCCATAAGGTCAAGAATCAATATTTTGCTGGTGAGTTCCTCAACTGGATTGAATGTGCACGATCTCACTCTCATGGTAGAGAACGAATCCCCAAGAAATCTCCTCCGCAAGGCAATGTCGTTAAATTCATCGACTTCCGCGGAACAAGACAAGGAGAAATTATCACACTCAAAAAACACAGCGAAGTCACGCATCATTATCACACGGAACCCGCGGAAGAGCTCGCCAAAGATCACACTCAACTCTCATAACATCACAAGCAGAACTGAACTACGCATAGCAGCAGTGTGGGGCGTTATGCTCCAGCTAGGACTCATTGCATACGCCGGATGTTCCGTACATTACCCATCACTAGGTTTTCTCAAGGATGGAGAGCCGGTCGCCCAGTATGCGTTCCCATGCCATTGGGCGGGGACGCTTCTGCTGGTTGTTGGTCTTCTCCTTGGCGGCCACGTTGTCGAGAGTAGCACTATCGAAGAGGTATTTCGGCCCTCTCGTAAATTGACGGCGCAATTGGTCTGGCTACAGCAAACCAAAACCGTCAGTGATCAGGTATTTGACTCATTCGCAATCTATGCGAAAACCCAACTGTCTTTCATAACAACATCGGAACGGAGGCGCGATGAGAGAAAGCCTCCAGCGCCTTCCTTGAATCAGGAAGTCATGCTAGCAATCACTCCCGTGAACGAGAAACTTGGGATCTCCATCGAAATGGAAACTAGCATTGGAACAGTCGTCAGTCTGTGTGGATACATCGTCCAGTTCTGTGGCATGCGTGGGCTACACTGGTCAGTATCGATTGCACAGCTCGGCGCTATCCTCCTGATGGCTGCTTTAAGGGCCTGGGTCAGGCGGGGTCTTGCAAATCCACCAAGATCTCTTCAAACTCGGCCTGGCTTCGAACTCGATTGGTTTGCAACGACTTTTGCAGACATTCCGAATAGCCGGTGAATACCATCATGAGAGGCTGCAGCACTGGCAGCAGGCGGGAAGTATCTACTTGTGGCTGTTCCGCATCGCCGGGACATTCCCGTTGGACGATGACCTACCCACTTTAGCTACAGTCATTATTGTGGATTTCCTGAGGCAAGTTTACTCGGCTTTAGACTTGACTGGAAGACAAAGACAGATGTGGGACAAATCTAACTCACTGGTTGACCTGTCGCTCGCATGGGCTAGGGACGACAGTAAGAGAGAGATTCGGTCCAGATCACTTGAATCACTCGAAGTTGCATCAACTTTGTCAGCCATTCTGAAATTTCATGAGGATCAGAAGCGTCCTTGAAAGTGCCATCTCTCTGGAGACTCTACATTCGGCAGTGGAGACAACAACGGTTACAGCAGAACTAATGCCAGGTATCATGAGAAGTTCCGCTATACAAACTTGCACGAAGTAGCCCTGACTCGAAACCGAAGACGTATCGAAGACGCGTTCTATCGTGGAGAAGATGTTAACGTAAAAGACATCCTTGGTTGGACGCCGCTGCATTACGGGGCGCGTAGACACTGTTTCGTTAAGAACTTGATATTTTTATATGAAGCAGATGTCAACGCGCGAGACTTGGTTGAGTGGACACCGTTGCATTATGCTTGCAATTTTGAAGGAAGGCCAGATGATGGTTCTACAGAAAGGCACGAAACCATCGGGAGCAGTTCCTATGACAACATCTGGGCGTTCTTAGCGGGAGGCGCGCACATCGACGCGCAAGGTAGAGATGACGTCGCACCGATACATTGTGCCGCGATCGCAGGGTTTTTGGAGGCAGTCAAGTTATTGACAAAGACGGGCGCAGACATCAATGTCCGTGATGCTTCAGGTAAAACAGCCCTTCACTGGGCTGCATTCCATGGGAACCAAACCATTGTTGAATATCTGTGGAAAATCGCGAACAGAACATTGCGAGATAGGGAAGGAAGAACGGATTTGCACCTGGCAGTGAAATGGAAGACAGCAACATGGCTTGTCAACAATGATGCTGACGTTATGGCTAGGGACCGGCTCATGAGGATTCCTTTGCATCAAGCTGCTTGGGCTGCAAAACTCGATGTTGTACAATTGATGTACGAGGAGAATCCCACTGCTATGAACACTTCAGACTGTTTTAATCTAACACCGCTGTACTGCGCGGTCCAAAATGGGCAAGAAGCAGTTGTCCAATGGCTTCTCGAACATACCAGGGCCGAAGTAAACCACATATTGCAAGGAAACTCGCTCGTGCTCTCAGCTATCAGAGAGAGTCACGCGGATGTCGTTGAAATTCTGATCAAGCACGGCGCCAACGTAACGAGCAGGAGTAGGTATGGGAGGAGCCTACTACATGAGTCGATTCTTTACGGGAATGAAGAAATCACTGAGATGCTTCTGAAAGCAGGAGCAAGAAATGGGTTTGATGATGATGTTAATTCAGTCATCAAAATGACGAAGGGGAATGAGAAACAACGGGTTTCCAGGAGTCTACTTGAGAAGTACGATGTAAATTTGGGTGAAAATTAGGCGGATCATCTTTTAGTACGCAGGGGAGCTGATCAAGCCGAGGATGATAAAACGTGGTTGCAGCGCGATCAAACTGCGAAGACAGTACGTGACCCTTCTCTGAGTACATAGCAGGACAGCATCAACCAGGATCTCGGGCAATTGACAACCTCAATAACAGCAAAGAGACCAAGACCGTATATGAGGGGTGAGACAGCCTAGCGACGATGTGGTGAAGGTAAGGTAAAGAGAACCAATGCAGACGTCATTGAAGCTTGGCATAGCGTGTGTGAATCCATTTATGTCAAGAGGAAGAGGCAATCAACACTGCCAGCCATTTCCATTTACTTCCCGTGGGCTCAAGTTCGATAATGATGATAAAGTCCGTCTGAGATGCGTCTTCATTGATACTTCAAGCCCGTAAAGTCCTACCATAACACTCCGGGGAGTTAGCTTCCCCCTCCACCGCAAGCAATTATTGAGCCGGCTGCACCGTCAAGCATTCTGCTGACTGGTCTTTCGAAGCCAGTCACACGCCTTTCATAGTCATGTCTCATAGCAACCAGGCCCTTCCAGATTCCTTGTTCAAAAACTGCCATCTTGCTCTTAGACAACCGAGTTCGACCAGACAGTCTGACAGACAGCGCACGTGAGGGCCCATCCGGTCTGCTGATGCGTATACACGTCGAAGCAAGATGAGTGTGTGTGGTTGCCGCACTTAATGCAGCACACCGTTCCTGCCTCGCCAATGTCTTTGAAGCAGACAGGGCATGACTTGCCGTCCTTGGACTTCGCAATACCGTCCGACATGGAGGGGTCTTGGCTGGCCTCCGCTGCTGTGAAGCGGACTTTAGGGGCACGCTCAATGAGCCTCTCGATCTCTTCGGAAAAGAGCGTTCTCTGTGGGAGTAGCTCTGCAGGTGCCCGGAAGACATGCGTCAGGACGTCTGCGATTTCGTCAGTAATGggatgagagagagaaaggtaGCATTTCCCTGACAGATTATATGTTTGCAATTGCTGCGAGGTCTGAACATCTAGTCGAGGTTAGCAATTGTTTGATGATACTTCGACGTTACTCACTATGCTCGAGCAGGTGCATGATGTCTTTGTTCCGATAATGACCTCGTAAGTATCGGGTCCAGTCCCACGGATGCCGATGCTGACTCCACCATCGGAATCGTTGGACTGCTTGATTACAAACATGTCTTCCTTCATCGCTTTCTTGACAGAACCAACGTGGCTCTTGTCAGCTGTGTCAACAAAGAAGCGCTTCTCGCCGTTGCTGCTAGTGTTCTTGGAGATAGGGCCGAATGGCTTGTCGTCAGGAGCGTCTCTGATGGCAACGACCTCAGGCTTGTACGTGCTCAAGTTCTCGAGCCTCTCGACGAGAATACTCTTCTTCCCATCGTCCGGCATCTCACGCATGGCGAGCTGCTCCTTAAGCATAGGAACAGTAAGCTTGGCCCAGTCCGTGTCATCTGGCACTGGGCCCGTGTTGATGCCATAGGTGCAAAGACCGCGGCGTGTAAGACGCTGGATGTCGGCCGGGTACTTGAGAAACGATGACTTTGTGGATGCAGGTTTTGTCTTGGGCTCGGCCTGAGCTCGACTCTGGGTCTGTGGCTCCTCGTCTGGACTGTATtccgaatagagggtagatTCTTGTGTCAAGGAGGGCGGAGACGACAACTCCGAAGACAGCGAGACGGACATGATTGTAGTTGAACTGCGAAGACTCTTCTACCTTCCACTGTTTGGTGAATCAGATTCTCCCCGATGTGTAGCTCGCAAATCGATTGCTTTGTATTTGATTGACAAGGGGATTATAGAAAGAATTAGAACGAAGATGCTGAGGAGGGCAGTTGGGTCTGACGTTATGGAAGAGAATGACATCAGGGACGGTTGTAGAAACCGAAGTGATGGCACATGAGGCTACCGTTCGACGTACCTGCCTCCCAGCTCTTTTCTAGAAGGAACCATATAGATGAGATGGATTCCAGTAAAGGAAGGCAGTCACGAACATGCGCGATGGCCAATTTGAGGAAAACGAGGCAGGTCATGGCTTACTCGTACCTTCCAAGAC of Colletotrichum lupini chromosome 8, complete sequence contains these proteins:
- a CDS encoding SAP domain-containing protein gives rise to the protein MSVSLSSELSSPPSLTQESTLYSEYSPDEEPQTQSRAQAEPKTKPASTKSSFLKYPADIQRLTRRGLCTYGINTGPVPDDTDWAKLTVPMLKEQLAMREMPDDGKKSILVERLENLSTYKPEVVAIRDAPDDKPFGPISKNTSSNGEKRFFVDTADKSHVGSVKKAMKEDMFVIKQSNDSDGGVSIGIRGTGPDTYEVIIGTKTSCTCSSITSQQLQTYNLSGKCYLSLSHPITDEIADVLTHVFRAPAELLPQRTLFSEEIERLIERAPKVRFTAAEASQDPSMSDGIAKSKDGKSCPVCFKDIGEAGTVCCIKCGNHTHSSCFDVYTHQQTGWALTCAVCQTVWSNSVV
- a CDS encoding zinc-binding dehydrogenase, with the protein product MRIRGFLRGVREATFSERVWRFDLHAFKIPDEIKMHLQEQVLQVVRAPLWKVGSSGTMKSVSKGLIGQGKDGPGFRTRTRKGCCPSQPKGLGEDGDHFEETVADVGELPERTGITESGYPFFTGMDYISRGLPDFMLSRLWIHGRRGLTKPPKLADEPEPTIHEIFEPVTGTWQYIVADPSTQAAVIIDSVLDFDPAKNAISTQTADGLLDVVKKNGYNVVNILETHVHADHLTASKYLQSRLREAQDGAAPKICIGRRIGDVQERFAEKYGIPKDEYANAFDRLLDDDEVFEIGDLKAKAIHLPGHTPDHMGYMIGANVFAGDSLFNHDVGSARCDFPGGNARDLFASVRRLLDLPETTKIWTGHDYPPAHRGPLAATEVAKQKTENKHLAQNVTEEDFVKWREERDSGLGEPRLMHWALQVNVRAGNMPSPTKAGDRLLHVPVKMQGVTCGREHVSGGVLIRYITSVGPCVAPPAQPPRGESAEVSSLNAGSSAPAEWRDRRPGDVYSPTKSQRQLSVPVHCIYTMPHSITVKKIEGKPGKVYYPLQLNEVPKPTPGPKDVLVRLTAAALNHRDLFIRRHLYPGISFDHPLMADGYGIVVEVGKDADRSLINKPVLITPSRGWASSPDGPEDIRKFSVIGATQTYPDGTAQDYLALPQDEVELAPEHLTPAEGAALPLVGLTGWRALVTKSGNAEKGRNILVTGIGGGVALQVLQFAVAFGCNVYVTSGDEAKIEKAKSMGAAGGVNYKKKGWEKELQAQLPKSRPYLDAVVDGAGGEIVGKAVKVLKPGGVISQYGMTVSPQMDWLMQAVLKNVELKGTTMGSREEFRDMVAFVREKKIKPVVSRTVKGLTNLEGIDGLFKDMEAGKQFGKLVVEFEEPSAKWFHSVDRYLRDSQPTRTSIPYGLEYFAVFSRAYVLERHSHTNTIFAMGSFIGLSVLAWVVPSLYRFSSLFCHLTLCVGFLIRPSVPLDIMNIHPQIWLLVSSSPPSCLTLGKGPLLGGTSLRSPSSFFFHLQ
- a CDS encoding YeeE/YedE family protein; amino-acid sequence: MSRSARPQQQSTEWGLNTTTYLTKAGRSSTGAGPLDSSAFDYGGRIINQGPRYRSIFPSLFNLGFRLYKFDPRQLEEFEDFELPPRITTSSSLNHLQQFVPERSRGTNTYTHTHTPTSTADQAMATTALSGAAFGAALVAAGVYQPSVIIAQLKFENWHMIQAFLAAAASSTVFVLVLDQAGYVRPKPRSPSRLGLFSQYDGNILGGSILGAGMAISGSCPGTVLAQIAVGTKSGVYVLGGAVLAGIMWTGFLQKLLTSNASSAPPENPKLTVHERVGLSRAVAFVGVEALFAGIIYASMKYTPASPYAVVAPTIGGLLIGLAQLFSLLSRKSMLGVSTSYDEIGRYFWWAVQGGGEKGKPSYSNILFSASLAAGAWAVATTYPEFALGAADTAVSPQLAVVGGFLIGLGSRIGGGCTSGHGLSGISLFSTASFITVASMFGAGALVASYL